The window CGTGACGGAGATTGACGCGCTGTGCGGCGCCGTGGTGCGGCTGGCGGCGGCACTGGGCATGGCAGCGCCGCTCAATGCGCGCATGTGCGAGCTGCTGGGCGGGCCGCGCCAGCGCCTCACGGGCAAACAGTTGCGCCAGGTTCTGGGGCTGTGATTGCGGCTGTGGCTTCGTGATCAGGCCACGGTTGCCGCGCTGTCCAGCGGCACGCGCAGCCCCGTCTTCAGGCTGGCCAGCGCCACCGAGGTCCGAAAGCGCTTGATGTTGTCGTCCCCCTCAAACAGCCGCCGCGTCAGCGCCTCGTAGTCCGCCATCGACGCCACGTTCACCACCAGCAGGTAGTCCGCCTCGCCCGTCACGCTGTAGCACTGCTGCACTGCGTCTTCGGCCGCAATGCGCGCGCGCAGCGGGGCGGTGCGGTCGGGGCGCTCGTTGTCCAGGTGCACCTCCAGCACGATGGTCAGCGGCTTGCCCACCTTCACCGGGTCCAGCACGGCCACGTTGGCGCGGATCACGCCGCTGTCCTTGAGCCGCTGGATGCGCCGCTGCACCGCAGGCGCCGACAGATTCACTGCCTGCGCAATCGCGCGCTGGGGCGTGGTGTTGTCGGCCTGCAGGATGTCGAGGATGGCGAGGTCAAAGCGGTCAAGTGCTGCCGGAGTGGTCATGGGGCTCCTCGGAACAGGTTCTCAGGGTGAGCGAAAGTTGCGCGCAAGCCCCGAAATTCGAGCCAAAAACGCGTCGGGGTCGCACTATATTTTCAGCCCATGAGCGCTTCCCCCCTCCGTTCTCTTTTGCACCGTTTCTTCCCCTTCCTGGCCGTGCTGGGCTCCGTCACCGCACTGGGCATCGGCACCTCATGGGCCAAGCACTGGCTGTTCCCGGTGGTGGGAGCGCAGGGCACCACCGCCGTGCGCGTGGGCTTTTCTGCACTGCTGGTGTTGCTGCTGTGGCGGCCCTGGCGCTGGCACCTGTCGCGCGCGGACGCGCGGGCCGTCATGCTCTACGGCGCGGCGCTGGGCGGCATGAACCTCATGTTTTACATGTCGCTGCGTACCTTGCCGTTTGGCCTTGCGGTGGCCATCGAGTTTGCGGGACCACTGGCGGTGGCGATCTGGTCATCGCGCCGCGCGGTGGATTTTGTGTGGGTGGCGCTGGCCATCGCCGGCCTGGGCATGCTACTGCCGCTGGGGCTCAACGGCAGCACGCTGGACCCGGTGGGCGTCTTCTACGCCCTGGGCGCGGCCGTGTTCTGGGGGCTGTACATCGTGTTCGGCAAGCGCGCCGGGCACTTGCACGCGGGGCATTCGGTATCGCTGGGCCTGCTGGTGGCCGCGTTGGTGGTGGTGCCCGTGGGCGTGGTGCATGCGGGCGCGGCGCTGCTGTCGCCCACCGTGCTGCTCATTGGCGTGGCCGTGGCGGCGGTGTCCAGCGCCATCCCGATCTCGCTGGAGATGATGGCCCTGAAGCGCCTGCCCAAGGAGGCCTTCGGCATCATGATCAGCATGGAGCCCGCCGTGGCCGCGCTGGTGGCCATGGCGCTGCTGGGCGAGCACCTGAGCGCGGCGCAGTGGCTCGCCATCGGCTGCATCATGGCCGCGTCGATGGGCAGTGCCATGACGGCTGCGCGCCCCGCTGCTGCCGACCACACGGCGCCGCAAGCGGCCTGAAGGTGCGTGCTGGCGGAGCGGTGCTGCCAAGCGGGTGGTGCCATGGCACGGCGCATTGCCTGACAGGCGTGCGGTCTGCCGGCTGGCTTGATTGGTTGGGTTGCAGGGCTAAAAAAGGACTGTGACGGCACCCCCTTGGCGCCGTCGTCCCCTGTCCAAGGAGCCCATCATGATTCCCTCCACCACCCCTTCCACTACGGTCACCGCACCCGTGGACGAAGACCTGGCCGAGCAAGCACGCCCCGGCTACGGCATCCCGTCGCAAGATCCCCGAACCGGCGCCCAGACCGCGCTGGAGCCCGAAGACGCAGAGCGCGAAGCCCACTCCGCCCTGATGGGCGGCGGCATGATGGCCGGCGCCGCAGCCGGCGCTGCCGTGGGCGTGGCCGTCGCGGGCCCGGTGGGTGTTGTGGTCGGTAGCACCTTGGGCGGCATTGCCGGTGCGCTGGGAGGTGCCGCTGCGGGCACCATGGTCAGCCCGGATGATCCTTCGGCCGAGGCTGTGGAAGGCGATCACCCTGCGTAGTCTGCGTGAGGGCCAGAAGGCAAGACAGACTCGAAGTAAGGCCGCCAAGGCGGCTGCGCGCTGATTGGGGCAGTGCGCGTATTGCGTGCGGATGCTTCAAATTTGATAGCTGCCAGCGCATATTTCACTAGCGCTTGTGGCCATTTTGGCTATGAATCTGGTCCCCTCGACAGGAATCGAAAGCAAGCATTCATGCGGCTTTCAGGCGTATGTGCGTGATTTGCGCGGGTTTTCTGTGAATGAAGGCCCGCACCTCACTGCGCAACCACAGCCGGTTACGCGGGGTTGAAGTGGGCGCCTCACCTGGGAAACCGGGCAGTTTCACCAGCACATCCCGCGCGTGTCGCTCACTGCACTTGTTCATGATGGCGATGTCCGCCAAAGTCATCAGGTCGTTCATCTCTCTCCCCTATGAAAGACGCCCCTTGGGAGGGGCGGATATATCACTGCTTTGCGCAAACATATTCGATTCGCTTGACAGTGCCTCCGGCCATTGCCTTGGCCGCTTTGCCAGCGGCTTCACAGGCTTGCTGGCTTGAAAACTCGGCAGTAGTCAGGGCGTTCGAATTACCGTCACCCATCGGGCCGACATGCGCAAACAAGATCAAAATCCAAGCTGTTGAGTTCATCTCATTTCCCCAATAAAAAAACCGCTCATCGGCGGCTAGTGGTTTGTGTGGATCGGCTCTGGCTCGTAGTCCGGAGCCGGAAACTCAAGGTCGTCTAGTTCTTCATCGCGCTCAAGCTCCCATGGCTTTGGGTTGCGCTTGGCTTCAATGGCCTTCTGGCGTTCGCGGGATTGGCAGCTCATTGAATCCACTCCTTTACGTTGGGCGGGTCAACTGAGGCATATACCACCGCCCACTGCACCAGTCCGTCTGGGTTGCACGCGCAGTTCTGGGCCGGTGCACCGCACATACAGCCCCCAAGGCTGGAGACTTCGGATGGTCTGTCAGGATGCGCCTCGCAGACCCAGCCTGAGTCGGAGCAGATGGGGCAGGCGTCTTGGCGCTCTCGGGCTCGGCGGCTAGCCATCGGTGCCACCTTTTGCGGACGCTATGGCTTTATCTGCTGCAAGGGCAATGGGCATGATGACGTCTCGATAGTCCTGCTCGGTCACGCACCGCATGATGAGCTTTGCCATGTCGCATGGAGACTGAGCGGCTTCACGCACCCAGAAGCGGAAGCAAGCCGCGTCCTGGCTCAATGCATCAACCTCCGCGCGCAACTCCGCGTTCCCTTGCTGCAATGCCTCTATGGCATCGGCTGCCAAGTCGAAAAGCGGCAGATTTGCGCCATCCATGCGAAGCCGCTTGGTCAGTTCTGTGTAGTTGCTCATTGTTCGTCCTTGTACGATGCAAAAAGAGCAGTATCAATCCGGCGCATGTCATCAGCCGTTTTCTTGATCTGCGCTTCATCAGTCATGCCGATCTCGCGCAAGAAGTCTTCGGTAGACAAAGGCCCTTTGCATGGCTTTTCAGCTTCTTGATTGATGGCTGCATATTGAGTTTTGAAATGCTCCCAGTAGCTCATTGGTTTGCTCATTAGGGCTTCTCCTTGTGCCAAGCGGGTAATCCCGGCCTTCCTTTTGGCGGCTTAAATTTGCGCTCAAACTTGTCAATCTGGTAGAGCACGACAAAGATGAAAATCAGAAATGGCGAAGACCATGCCAATATCAAAAAGATGCTCATTGGATAGTCTCCTTGAGGGCGCGGATACGCTCTGCTGCGTGATAGGAGTAGGCTTCTTCACCTTCTCCGTCAAACAGCTTCGCCGCTTCTTCCAGCGCATCCCGCCGTGCTTCGGCCTCGACAAAGCGGCCAAGCATCAAAGGGCTTTGGTATTTATTCCAGTGCGCAACGATCTGTTCGTTTGTCAGCATGGCGCTTTCTCCTGTAGGCGGGCGCGGGCTGCTTTGACAACCGCCACTCGCTCACGCAATAGCGCATGTTCACCACCCGGGCTTACCAGCGCTTCCAGCAATCTCCGTATCAGCGCTTCGTCGTCCTTGCGGACCTCGGCCAGCAGGCTTTCTAACCCCGCCACTGAAAACCCGAAGGCCGGGTTCTGTGTGTCCGCGCGGTTGCGGTAGCTCAGTGCGCCATGGCGCTTGGCCAGCGCTTCCAGTTCGTCACTCAGCGCCATGCTGGCCTCCAATCTTGATGTACACATCGGGCCGCGCTACAGCCACAACCCGATCATTACCTTCCCTACGCATTGGCACACGTTCGCACATCCTCAATGCAAGCCAGCGAACAACAAAGAGTGGCAGCAGTTCAGTCCACTTTGCCAACATGCTAGCCTCCTTTGATGCGACGGCGCGCAGGCCGAAGCACATGGCCGCCGTAAATGTTGCCCGAGAAAATGCCGTTCGGGTCGATGGCCCATGTCGTGGTGTCGTCCGAGAGGAACTCATCGTCATCCTCAATACGGTCCACGCCAGAATGCAAAAGCCTGTACTGCGGCACCGCCCCGGCCTGCGCCTGGGTGGGCTGCGGGGTGGTGTAGAGTGCGTACATGCCTTCTTGAAGCTGAAAGGCCGCTGGCTCGGCTATGTGAGTGAGCGAAACGCCACCTTTTGTTTTCCCAATTTCCAGTCGCGCCACCGGCTCTCCCGCCTGAACTGGCTGACCCCACTTTGCGAGGACTGCGCGGGCGAAGCCATACAGTGCTACGGGACTGTCATCTATATCGAAGCCTGTTTCATCTTCGTAGAGCTTTGCTATCTCCGCATCGCTCGGGCTCGGTGTTTTGATGTCGGTCATTTGTGAGTTCCTTGGTGGGTGGCATGCTGGGCGGCGTCTATGAATTCGTCAAGCTCTCCCCGCAAGCTGCCGACTGGAACCAAGCATTCACGCATGTCGTTGGGGGCAAAGACGCAGCAGGTTTCTTCTGCATCGTCACCCTCATGCTGTTCACGCAGCCACCGATACCGTGCTGCATCCAGTGCATCTGCCGTTGCTGGCTGTGGTGCGGCACGGGCTGCGAGTTGCGATTTAAGGTTGCGAATTTCAATGCCAAAAGCCTGAGCTTCGCAAAATCTCGCGCACGGGGCAGGGTGCTTTCCTTTGGCCTGCAGCGCATGACGGAACCCAATCGCGGATTCAATATGCCGCTGTGCGATGCGTTCGAACGCTAGGCTGTCAAAGTTGCACTTCCTCACCAACTCGGCGCCCATGCGCTCGTGCATTTCATTGAGCATGGCGACCGCGATTTGATGCGCTCCAGACTCCCCCTCCTGCCCCGGCTGGGCTGTCATGTTCAATTCCCGCCCGTTTTTCGACACGTCATCTGCGACATGTTCGATTACCGGCGAGTTTTGAACATGAACCGGCTGGGCTGGCGCAGGGGATGGGCTGGGCTGGGGTTCGGCAAGCAGTCGCGCTGCAAGCTGTTCAGCGTGGGCGTGCAAGCGGTCGAAAGCGGCGGCAGGAACATACCCGGCTGGCACCCCTGCCTGCGCTGCGCTGAGTGCCTCGACCTGGGCCCGCAGTTCAATGATGGTGTTGTTGTCATCTATGATTTGGGCGTGCAGGCGGCGCAGTTCGGCTTCGAGCTTTGCTCGGGTTGCGTGGCGATCTGCCAGAAGTTCGGCTGTGTAGGATTTGCTGGTGCCGTAGAGGTCTTCCATCACGTACATCGCGTGCGCCTTGGCATATGAATCAGCCAGTCGCAGCGCTTCCGGCAGTTCTGCCGATACGGTGGGGGTGGGGGTTGTCATGTTGTTTCCTCGGGATCGTTCATCACGTACTGGTGGCGATAGCCGCGTGCCATGCGCTTGAATGCGCTGGACGCCATGACGCGCACCTTTTCTTTGCCGAACTGGCGGCCATCTGGGTCGATAAATTGGCGCAGGTAGAAAGTGCGCTCTGGGTATTTCCCAGGCTTGAAGGAGCCCAGCACCTCCAGCACCATGAAGCCTTCTCCATCCGCCACCCATTGCTCATCCGAATACTCGTAGTCCCCGTACTCGCAGCGGGTTCCAGGCTTCCAGGTCTTCACGCCATCAACAAACTCACCGTCCATTGGCCCGCTGTATTCATGGCGGACAAATGGAAACTTGATCTTGCGGATGTCACCCATTTCCCTCTCCCTCAGTAGATGGAGCAGGGGGGAGGGCGGCGAGCATCGCCCGATATGCCGCCCACGGCGCGTTGCACGCTCCGAGTGACTGCGCGGCTTGTTGGTAAGCGCGGGTCGCATCTGTGATCATTTCGAGCGTCGGCTCAATCGGCACCATCACCCACCCCGCTGCTACTGCAGGCTGTGGGGCGGCGGCCAGATACAGCATGTGGCCGCCATAAGGTCTCACATCATTGGCAGCGGGTAGCACCTTCGCGTCCGTTTCGAAGCGACTCACCCAGAGTTGCGCCACCGGCTCTTGTCCCGCAGCAGGCAGTGACAGGGATGCGCGGGCTTTCCGGTCTGCATCGACGTAAGCGCGCATATGGGC of the Acidovorax sp. 107 genome contains:
- a CDS encoding EamA family transporter, yielding MSASPLRSLLHRFFPFLAVLGSVTALGIGTSWAKHWLFPVVGAQGTTAVRVGFSALLVLLLWRPWRWHLSRADARAVMLYGAALGGMNLMFYMSLRTLPFGLAVAIEFAGPLAVAIWSSRRAVDFVWVALAIAGLGMLLPLGLNGSTLDPVGVFYALGAAVFWGLYIVFGKRAGHLHAGHSVSLGLLVAALVVVPVGVVHAGAALLSPTVLLIGVAVAAVSSAIPISLEMMALKRLPKEAFGIMISMEPAVAALVAMALLGEHLSAAQWLAIGCIMAASMGSAMTAARPAAADHTAPQAA
- a CDS encoding Lrp/AsnC family transcriptional regulator, which produces MTTPAALDRFDLAILDILQADNTTPQRAIAQAVNLSAPAVQRRIQRLKDSGVIRANVAVLDPVKVGKPLTIVLEVHLDNERPDRTAPLRARIAAEDAVQQCYSVTGEADYLLVVNVASMADYEALTRRLFEGDDNIKRFRTSVALASLKTGLRVPLDSAATVA